A window from Sphingobium sp. MI1205 encodes these proteins:
- a CDS encoding glutathione S-transferase N-terminal domain-containing protein → MLKLYYNPGSCSLASHAALEEAGLPYEAELIDLTQNAQFSDAYRQKNPWARVPALQIGDDVLTENIAILNHIAELVPEKALLPTEGLARARALEWLALRLCCKDWRQSEVGCRSAPIRRLLRNGG, encoded by the coding sequence ATGTTGAAGCTCTACTACAATCCAGGTTCATGCTCATTGGCGTCCCATGCCGCATTGGAGGAAGCCGGCCTTCCTTATGAGGCGGAGCTGATCGACCTGACGCAAAACGCCCAGTTTTCAGACGCCTATCGTCAGAAAAACCCGTGGGCGCGGGTGCCCGCGCTCCAGATCGGCGATGATGTCCTGACCGAAAATATCGCCATCCTCAACCATATCGCGGAACTCGTGCCCGAAAAGGCCTTGCTGCCCACGGAAGGCCTTGCCCGCGCCCGGGCCCTGGAATGGCTCGCGCTGCGGCTCTGTTGCAAAGATTGGCGGCAGTCAGAGGTAGGCTGTCGCTCTGCGCCGATCAGGCGGCTGCTGCGAAATGGTGGTTGA